In Streptomyces sp. 840.1, one DNA window encodes the following:
- a CDS encoding glycosyltransferase encodes MSVHSHSTAPYAAAAAPEFPRHVVTAVLVSHDGARWLPDALAGLLGQDRPVQSVVAADTGSADDSARLVTEALGADRVLHLARRTSFGTAVEEASRTAGVLTPDDLPYLKRPSSWDPVTRTWRDDAYDLPELPHGEPVQWLWLLHDDCAPEPDALAEMLRVVDNDQHAAIVGPKLRGWYDRRQLLEVGVSIANSGRRWTGLDRREQDQGQHDQVRTVLSVSTAGMLIRRDVWEELGGFDRRLPLMRDDVDLCWRAHMAGHRVLIAPDAVLRHAEASARERRPIDCAGRSVASPHRVDKAGAVYTMLVNARGKLLPWALLRLVLGTLLRTLAYLVGKVPGQALDEVAGLLGTLLRPGRILAARRQRGKGVIDPAELRGLFPAPGATVRATVEQVAGNFGGSTEAESGGSRHGAVESGPGGDDADFLEIDQFAKLKRVGRKPGPVLFAVLLLVSLVACRSLIGGGALAGGALLPAPGDVSELWGRYADGWHTIGTGGTQTAPPYLGMISALSALFLGSTGFALTLLLVCSVPLAGLTAYFVSRPLIPSRLLRAWASIAYAFLPAATGALATGRLGTAVLLVLLPLIARAAVSAHGMRGSGDSRGSWRATWAYTLLLTLTMAFTPIVWPLAAVLGVGVLALRRNDITAYGLRFLAAVGTPLLVLAPWSLSLLTSPSSFLKEAGLEAGTGSASALDLLGISPGGPKAAGGVLLLGIVLAALAALLRGERQFAVRASWAVALVGLAFAGLANGSGWAGPATLVYGAALISAALIGADGARIRVAELSFGWRQPVAVLIALAAGIAPVLAAVGWMIGGAAGPLERRDPVQVPAFVAEESGTRDQPRTLVLGGTSPSSVAYTLVRGSGARLGDGELAEAGGGNSHLDKVVANLVAGSGADQGSQLSGFAIRYVLVRDGAPKQMSRVLDATPGLSRLSQLDGSALWRVDRQVARIMIVPSAAGDEPLPVGSSPVEAHTDIPAGGAGRVLRIADAADPGWQATLDGQPLTRKTVDGWAQGFELPTGGGSLDLTYETSITHSAWIWAQAAFGVVLLVLALPGRRREIDDDLPDETVPVPAEPVAGEGRRARRLRAAAQAEGEEPEEGDEDAETGEQSQYAASQPPTTEPEPQADDGQEVFVPHQAEADTGQYAAVPQQGYGEWDAQQYQGADYPQYQEGQYQGDQYGAGQQPAAGYDQYGYPQQQGDYTAYDQGQYANAPYDAANPQHDPNAQYGTGGDQYGNTQYDANGQYDANGQYDPNAQYDPNAQYGGGQYGDQQAYDPQNQHPGHNPEQNPDENPAPGQNPWPTGNASRGESE; translated from the coding sequence ATGTCCGTGCACAGCCATTCGACGGCGCCGTACGCGGCCGCCGCCGCCCCAGAGTTCCCCCGGCATGTCGTCACCGCCGTGCTCGTCTCCCACGACGGCGCACGCTGGCTGCCCGACGCGCTCGCCGGGCTGCTCGGGCAGGACCGCCCCGTACAGAGCGTCGTCGCCGCCGACACCGGCAGCGCCGACGACTCCGCGCGCCTGGTCACCGAGGCGCTCGGCGCCGACCGCGTCCTGCACCTCGCGCGACGTACGAGCTTCGGCACCGCAGTCGAGGAGGCGAGCCGCACCGCCGGTGTCCTCACCCCGGACGACCTGCCGTACCTGAAGCGCCCCAGCAGCTGGGACCCGGTCACCAGGACCTGGCGCGACGACGCCTACGACCTGCCCGAACTGCCGCACGGCGAACCGGTGCAGTGGCTCTGGCTGCTGCACGACGACTGCGCGCCCGAGCCCGACGCACTCGCCGAGATGCTCCGCGTCGTCGACAACGACCAGCACGCCGCGATCGTCGGCCCCAAACTCCGCGGCTGGTACGACCGCAGGCAGCTCCTCGAAGTCGGCGTCTCCATCGCCAACAGCGGGCGCCGCTGGACCGGCCTCGACCGGCGCGAGCAGGACCAGGGCCAGCACGACCAGGTCCGCACCGTGCTGTCCGTCTCCACCGCCGGCATGCTGATCCGCCGTGACGTGTGGGAGGAGCTCGGCGGCTTCGACCGCAGGCTCCCCCTGATGCGCGACGACGTCGACCTGTGCTGGCGTGCCCACATGGCCGGGCACCGGGTGCTGATCGCCCCCGACGCCGTCCTGCGGCACGCCGAGGCGTCCGCACGCGAACGGCGCCCCATCGACTGCGCCGGGCGGTCCGTCGCCAGCCCGCACCGCGTCGACAAGGCAGGCGCCGTCTACACGATGCTCGTCAACGCCCGGGGCAAGCTACTGCCCTGGGCGCTGCTCCGGCTCGTCCTCGGCACCCTGCTCCGTACGCTCGCCTACCTCGTCGGCAAGGTGCCGGGACAGGCGCTCGACGAGGTCGCCGGACTCCTGGGCACCCTGCTGCGGCCGGGCAGGATCCTCGCGGCCCGCCGCCAACGCGGCAAGGGGGTCATCGACCCGGCCGAGCTGCGCGGGCTCTTCCCCGCCCCCGGCGCCACCGTCCGCGCCACCGTGGAACAGGTCGCCGGGAACTTCGGCGGCTCCACGGAGGCCGAGTCCGGCGGCTCGCGGCACGGCGCCGTCGAGTCCGGACCGGGCGGCGACGACGCCGACTTCCTGGAGATCGACCAGTTCGCCAAGTTGAAGCGGGTCGGCCGGAAGCCCGGACCGGTGCTCTTCGCCGTCCTGCTCCTGGTCTCCCTCGTCGCCTGCCGCAGCCTCATCGGCGGCGGCGCACTGGCCGGCGGCGCCCTGCTGCCCGCACCCGGCGACGTCTCCGAGCTGTGGGGCCGGTACGCGGACGGCTGGCACACCATCGGCACCGGCGGCACCCAGACCGCACCGCCCTACCTCGGCATGATCTCCGCGCTGTCCGCACTGTTCCTCGGCTCCACCGGATTCGCGCTCACCCTGCTGCTGGTCTGCTCGGTCCCGCTCGCCGGACTCACCGCGTACTTCGTCTCCCGTCCGCTGATCCCCTCGCGGCTGCTGCGGGCCTGGGCGAGCATCGCGTACGCCTTCCTGCCCGCCGCGACCGGAGCCCTGGCGACCGGCCGCCTCGGCACCGCCGTGCTGCTCGTCCTGCTGCCCCTGATCGCCCGCGCGGCCGTCTCGGCGCACGGGATGCGCGGCAGCGGCGACAGCCGGGGCAGCTGGCGCGCCACCTGGGCGTACACCCTGCTCCTCACCCTCACGATGGCGTTCACGCCCATCGTGTGGCCGCTCGCCGCGGTGCTCGGCGTGGGTGTCCTGGCGCTGCGCCGCAACGACATCACCGCCTACGGGCTCCGTTTCCTCGCCGCCGTCGGCACCCCGCTGCTCGTCCTGGCGCCCTGGTCGCTGTCCCTGCTGACCAGCCCCTCGTCCTTCCTGAAGGAAGCGGGCCTGGAGGCCGGTACGGGATCGGCCTCCGCCCTCGACCTGCTCGGGATCAGCCCCGGCGGGCCCAAGGCGGCGGGCGGCGTCCTGCTGCTCGGCATCGTGCTCGCGGCGCTGGCCGCGCTGCTGCGCGGGGAGCGGCAGTTCGCGGTCCGGGCCTCCTGGGCCGTGGCCCTGGTCGGCCTGGCCTTCGCCGGACTCGCCAACGGTTCGGGCTGGGCGGGACCGGCCACCCTCGTCTACGGCGCCGCGCTCATCTCCGCCGCGCTGATCGGCGCGGACGGCGCGCGCATCCGCGTCGCGGAGCTCAGCTTCGGCTGGCGACAGCCCGTCGCCGTCCTCATCGCGCTCGCCGCCGGCATCGCTCCCGTGCTGGCCGCCGTCGGCTGGATGATCGGGGGCGCCGCCGGCCCGCTGGAGCGGCGCGACCCGGTGCAGGTGCCGGCGTTCGTCGCGGAGGAGAGCGGCACCCGTGACCAGCCGCGCACCCTGGTGCTCGGGGGGACATCGCCCTCCTCGGTCGCGTACACCCTGGTCCGGGGCTCGGGCGCGCGCCTCGGTGACGGCGAACTGGCCGAGGCAGGGGGCGGCAACAGCCACCTCGACAAGGTCGTCGCCAACCTGGTCGCGGGCTCCGGCGCCGACCAGGGCAGCCAGCTCAGCGGCTTCGCGATCCGTTACGTCCTCGTGCGGGACGGCGCGCCGAAGCAGATGAGCCGGGTGCTCGACGCGACGCCCGGCCTGAGCCGGCTCAGCCAGCTGGACGGCAGCGCGCTCTGGCGCGTCGACCGCCAGGTCGCCCGGATCATGATCGTCCCGTCCGCCGCCGGAGACGAGCCGCTGCCGGTCGGCTCCAGCCCGGTCGAGGCGCACACGGACATCCCGGCGGGCGGCGCGGGCCGGGTGCTGCGGATCGCGGATGCCGCCGACCCCGGCTGGCAGGCCACGCTGGACGGGCAGCCGCTGACCCGCAAGACCGTCGACGGCTGGGCCCAGGGCTTCGAGCTCCCCACCGGGGGCGGTTCGCTGGACCTCACCTATGAGACGTCCATCACGCACTCCGCGTGGATCTGGGCCCAGGCCGCGTTCGGCGTCGTCCTGCTGGTGCTGGCCCTTCCGGGCCGCCGCCGGGAGATCGACGACGACCTGCCCGACGAGACCGTGCCGGTTCCCGCCGAGCCGGTAGCGGGGGAGGGCCGCCGGGCCCGCAGGCTGCGTGCCGCCGCCCAGGCGGAGGGCGAGGAGCCCGAGGAGGGCGACGAGGACGCCGAAACGGGGGAGCAGTCCCAGTACGCCGCCTCCCAGCCGCCGACCACCGAACCGGAACCGCAGGCCGACGACGGCCAGGAGGTCTTCGTGCCGCATCAGGCCGAGGCCGACACGGGCCAGTACGCGGCGGTGCCGCAGCAGGGCTACGGGGAGTGGGACGCCCAGCAGTACCAGGGCGCCGACTACCCGCAGTATCAGGAGGGCCAGTACCAGGGCGACCAGTACGGGGCCGGGCAGCAGCCCGCCGCCGGCTACGACCAGTACGGGTATCCGCAGCAGCAGGGCGACTACACGGCGTACGACCAGGGCCAGTACGCCAACGCCCCGTACGACGCGGCGAACCCGCAGCACGACCCCAACGCCCAGTACGGCACGGGCGGCGATCAGTACGGCAACACGCAGTACGACGCGAACGGCCAGTACGACGCCAACGGGCAGTACGACCCGAACGCGCAGTACGACCCCAATGCCCAGTACGGCGGCGGCCAGTACGGCGACCAGCAGGCGTACGACCCGCAGAACCAGCACCCCGGCCACAACCCCGAACAGAACCCCGACGAGAACCCCGCCCCGGGCCAGAACCCGTGGCCGACCGGTAACGCATCGCGAGGCGAGTCCGAGTGA
- a CDS encoding DUF5719 family protein, protein MKSTSLSLIAGAVALAAVTGFAALTVPGDDTATAAGAASRLPVERSSLLCPAPGLSDLAETAYTSFTPPGAGGGEAGTAELKSPATDKKDDKDKSKSDKKSKDKEKDKAADSDKPVVALKEPGKPVTADVSGSDAPALVGTATGRLAPGWSAQQTTTVEAGDGRGVLGVSCTAPDTDFWIPAASTAKTREDYVNLTNPDDTAAVADIELYGPDGTLKSDVGEGITVPAGSGVRVLISTLTSKAADDVTVHVTTRTGRVGAVVRAADSKTGSDWLTASAAPAGTLVLPGIPADATSVRLVAFAPGEDDADLKVQLLGKTGPFAPVGNEDLHVKSRMTAGVDLKNLTRGEAGSLLLTPSQKDRATPVVAALRVVRGKGAKQEVGYIPATGPVGAQATAADNRSKGSTLSLTAPGAAGTVKVTASAGSKGGTPVSKTYKVAAGTTLAVTPPAPSGLKGTYALTVQTQSGGPVHAARTLALPQDGIPMFTVQTLSDDGGTVEVPAAEQDLSVLDD, encoded by the coding sequence GTGAAGTCCACCAGCCTGTCCCTCATCGCGGGGGCCGTCGCCCTCGCCGCCGTCACCGGGTTCGCCGCGCTCACCGTGCCCGGGGACGACACCGCGACGGCGGCCGGGGCGGCCTCCCGGCTGCCCGTGGAACGGTCCAGCCTGCTCTGCCCGGCACCCGGCCTCTCGGATCTCGCGGAGACGGCGTACACGTCCTTCACCCCGCCCGGAGCCGGCGGCGGCGAAGCCGGTACGGCCGAACTGAAGTCACCCGCGACAGACAAGAAGGACGACAAGGACAAGTCCAAGTCGGACAAGAAGAGCAAGGACAAGGAAAAGGACAAGGCGGCCGATTCGGACAAGCCTGTCGTTGCCCTCAAGGAGCCCGGCAAGCCGGTCACCGCCGACGTGTCCGGCTCCGACGCCCCCGCTCTCGTCGGTACCGCCACCGGCCGGCTCGCGCCCGGCTGGAGCGCCCAGCAGACCACCACCGTCGAGGCCGGCGACGGACGGGGCGTGCTCGGGGTCAGCTGCACGGCACCCGACACCGACTTCTGGATCCCGGCCGCGAGCACCGCGAAGACCCGCGAGGACTACGTCAACCTCACCAATCCGGACGACACCGCCGCGGTGGCCGACATCGAGCTGTACGGTCCGGACGGCACGCTGAAGTCCGATGTCGGCGAGGGCATCACGGTCCCCGCCGGATCCGGCGTCCGGGTCCTGATCTCGACGCTGACCAGCAAGGCGGCCGACGATGTGACCGTCCACGTCACCACGCGTACCGGGCGGGTCGGTGCGGTCGTCCGGGCTGCGGACAGCAAGACAGGCAGCGACTGGCTCACCGCCTCCGCCGCTCCGGCGGGCACCCTGGTGCTGCCCGGCATCCCGGCGGACGCGACCTCGGTCCGGCTGGTGGCCTTCGCCCCCGGCGAGGACGACGCGGACCTGAAGGTGCAGCTGCTCGGCAAGACGGGGCCGTTCGCCCCGGTCGGCAACGAGGATCTCCACGTCAAGTCGCGGATGACCGCCGGGGTCGACCTGAAGAACCTCACCCGCGGCGAGGCGGGATCCCTGCTGCTGACCCCCTCCCAGAAGGACAGGGCCACCCCGGTCGTGGCCGCGCTGCGGGTGGTCCGGGGCAAGGGCGCCAAGCAGGAGGTCGGCTACATCCCGGCGACGGGGCCGGTGGGCGCGCAGGCGACCGCGGCCGACAACCGGTCGAAGGGCTCGACCCTCTCGCTGACCGCTCCGGGCGCGGCCGGCACGGTGAAGGTCACGGCGTCCGCCGGCAGCAAGGGCGGCACCCCGGTCAGCAAGACGTACAAGGTCGCGGCGGGCACGACGCTCGCGGTCACCCCGCCGGCCCCGTCCGGCCTCAAGGGCACGTACGCGCTGACGGTGCAGACCCAGTCGGGCGGCCCGGTCCACGCCGCCCGCACGCTGGCGCTGCCGCAGGACGGCATTCCGATGTTCACGGTGCAGACCCTGTCGGACGACGGCGGAACGGTCGAGGTGCCGGCGGCCGAACAGGACCTGTCGGTCCTGGACGACTGA
- a CDS encoding metallopeptidase family protein, translated as MDSPVPPHPSEPRPRRRDRHGRGMRGPVAPPQVPLSASRADSFRDLVQDSVERLERRWPQLAEVDFVVLDVPSTGEDTVPLGNALSAEKGQPAQIVVYRRPVEIRTKNRDERALLVHEVVVEQVAELLGLAPESVDPRYGQE; from the coding sequence ATGGACAGTCCCGTACCGCCCCACCCGTCCGAGCCGCGACCGCGGCGCCGAGACCGACACGGCCGAGGCATGCGCGGGCCCGTCGCCCCGCCCCAGGTGCCGCTCTCGGCCAGCCGGGCGGACAGCTTCCGTGATCTCGTGCAGGACTCCGTGGAGCGGCTGGAACGGCGCTGGCCGCAGCTGGCCGAGGTCGACTTCGTGGTCCTCGACGTGCCGAGCACCGGGGAGGACACCGTTCCGCTGGGCAACGCGTTGTCCGCCGAGAAGGGGCAGCCGGCGCAGATCGTCGTCTACCGGCGCCCCGTCGAGATCCGCACCAAGAACCGCGACGAGCGGGCGCTGCTGGTGCACGAGGTCGTGGTGGAGCAGGTCGCGGAGCTGCTCGGGCTCGCGCCGGAGTCGGTCGACCCGCGCTACGGGCAGGAGTAG